A portion of the Myripristis murdjan chromosome 13, fMyrMur1.1, whole genome shotgun sequence genome contains these proteins:
- the pde9ac gene encoding high affinity cGMP-specific 3',5'-cyclic phosphodiesterase 9A isoform X2, which yields MGSSSSSYDPKSIYLDVDGKVQKVVFSRHCSPCDIKELLCSSSNIPRNTAIMMVDPDGALVSIDPTMPTNSPNSLYKVVPLSTGQLGEKEDMFQNVLSQVAEQFSRAFRINELKTEVTNRLAMLEKRVELEGLKVVEIEKCKNDLKKLRDEMTSRVNCPCKYNFSEDGKKLTPRRDVPSYPKYTLSQETIEALKKPTFDVWHWEHNEMLSCLEYMYHDLGLVKEFNMNPITLKRWLLGIQENYRSNPFHNFRHCFCVSQMMYGMIHLCNLQEKLTLTDMGILMTAAVCHDLDHPGYNNTYQINARTELAVRYNDISPLENHHCAVAFQILSLPECNIFANVDPEAFKQIRQAVITLILATDMARHGEILDSFKQKVDNFDFTNEEHVTCLKMVLIKCCDISNEVRPTEVAEPWVDCLLEEYFMQSDREKSEGLPVAPFMDRDKVTKPTAQIGFIKFVLIPMFETVMKLFPQIEEIMVQPLRDSRDHYEELKQIDDAMTEAQKKKTENMSLGGKKK from the exons GTGGTCTTCAGTCGGCACTGCAGCCCATGTGACATCAAGGAGCTTCTGTGTTCCTCATCCAATATTCCCAG gaacactgcCATCATGATGGTGGACCCAGATGGGGCTTTGGTCTCTATAGATCCCACCATGCCGACCAACTCTCCAAA CTCTTTGTACAAAGTTGTCCCTCTGTCCACCGGTCAGCTTGGAG agaaggaGGACATGTTTCAGAACGTGTTGTCTCAGGTGGCTGAGCAGTTCAGCAG AGCCTTTCGCATCAATGAGCTGAAGACTGAGGTCACCAACAGGCTAGCCATGCTGGAGAAAAGAGTAGAAT TGGAGGGCTTGAAGGTGGTGGAGATcgagaaatgtaaaaatgaccTGAAGAAGTTACGAGATGAGATGACCTCAAGAG TAAACTGTCCTTGCAAATACAACTTCTCAGAAGACGGGAAAAAGCTCACTCCCAGACGGGACGTCCCCAGTTATCCAAAG TACACATTGTCTCAGGAGACCATTGAGGCACTGAAGAAACCGACATTTGATGTTTGGCATTGGGAACACAATGAG ATGCTGAGCTGTCTGGAATATATGTACCATGACTTAGGCCTGGTGAAGGAATTCAACATGAATCCCATCACACTCAAACGCTGGCTG CTGGGAATCCAGGAGAATTATCGCAGCAACCCCTTCCACAACTTCCGCCACTGCTTCTGTGTCAGTCAGATGATGTACGGCATGATCCACCTCTGCAACCTACAG GAGAAGCTGACACTCACAGACATGGGCATTTTAAtgacagctgcagtgtgtcATGACCTGGACCACCCCGGCTACAACAACAC GTACCAAATCAACGCACGCACAGAGCTAGCAGTGCGGTACAACGACATCTCTCCGCTGGAGAACCATCACTGTGCTGTGGCCTTCCAgatcctctctctgcctgagTGCAATATCTTTGCAAATGTggatcctgaagcattcaaacaGATCAGACAG GCAGTTATCACCCTGATTCTGGCCACGGATATGGCCAGACATGGAGAGATACTAGACTCCTTCAAACAAAAAGTGGACAACTTTGACTTCACCAATGAAGAGCACGTCACATGT CTGAAGATGGTTTTGATCAAGTGCTGTGACATTTCAAATGAGGTGAGGCCCACTGAGGTAGCTGAGCCCTGGGTCGACTGCCTGCTGGAGGAGTATTTCATGCAG AGTGACAGGGAGAAGTCTGAGGGTCTCCCGGTGGCTCCCTTCATGGACAGAGACAAGGTGACCAAGCCCACCGCTCAGATTGGATTCATCAAGTTTGTCCTCATCCCGATGTTTGAAACTGTCATGAAG CTTTTCCCTCAGATTGAGGAGATCATGGTTCAACCTCTGAGAGACTCTCGTGATCACTATGAGGAGCTGAAACAGATCGATGATGCCATGACAGAG gcacagaagaaaaaaactgaaaatatgtcaTTAGGAGGGAAGAAGAAGTAA
- the pde9ac gene encoding high affinity cGMP-specific 3',5'-cyclic phosphodiesterase 9A isoform X1: MGSSSSSYDPKSIYLDVDGKVQKVVFSRHCSPCDIKELLCSSSNIPRNTAIMMVDPDGALVSIDPTMPTNSPNSLYKVVPLSTGQLGEKEDMFQNVLSQVAEQFSRAFRINELKTEVTNRLAMLEKRVELEGLKVVEIEKCKNDLKKLRDEMTSRGGSRVNCPCKYNFSEDGKKLTPRRDVPSYPKYTLSQETIEALKKPTFDVWHWEHNEMLSCLEYMYHDLGLVKEFNMNPITLKRWLLGIQENYRSNPFHNFRHCFCVSQMMYGMIHLCNLQEKLTLTDMGILMTAAVCHDLDHPGYNNTYQINARTELAVRYNDISPLENHHCAVAFQILSLPECNIFANVDPEAFKQIRQAVITLILATDMARHGEILDSFKQKVDNFDFTNEEHVTCLKMVLIKCCDISNEVRPTEVAEPWVDCLLEEYFMQSDREKSEGLPVAPFMDRDKVTKPTAQIGFIKFVLIPMFETVMKLFPQIEEIMVQPLRDSRDHYEELKQIDDAMTEAQKKKTENMSLGGKKK; encoded by the exons GTGGTCTTCAGTCGGCACTGCAGCCCATGTGACATCAAGGAGCTTCTGTGTTCCTCATCCAATATTCCCAG gaacactgcCATCATGATGGTGGACCCAGATGGGGCTTTGGTCTCTATAGATCCCACCATGCCGACCAACTCTCCAAA CTCTTTGTACAAAGTTGTCCCTCTGTCCACCGGTCAGCTTGGAG agaaggaGGACATGTTTCAGAACGTGTTGTCTCAGGTGGCTGAGCAGTTCAGCAG AGCCTTTCGCATCAATGAGCTGAAGACTGAGGTCACCAACAGGCTAGCCATGCTGGAGAAAAGAGTAGAAT TGGAGGGCTTGAAGGTGGTGGAGATcgagaaatgtaaaaatgaccTGAAGAAGTTACGAGATGAGATGACCTCAAGAGGTGGTAGCAG AGTAAACTGTCCTTGCAAATACAACTTCTCAGAAGACGGGAAAAAGCTCACTCCCAGACGGGACGTCCCCAGTTATCCAAAG TACACATTGTCTCAGGAGACCATTGAGGCACTGAAGAAACCGACATTTGATGTTTGGCATTGGGAACACAATGAG ATGCTGAGCTGTCTGGAATATATGTACCATGACTTAGGCCTGGTGAAGGAATTCAACATGAATCCCATCACACTCAAACGCTGGCTG CTGGGAATCCAGGAGAATTATCGCAGCAACCCCTTCCACAACTTCCGCCACTGCTTCTGTGTCAGTCAGATGATGTACGGCATGATCCACCTCTGCAACCTACAG GAGAAGCTGACACTCACAGACATGGGCATTTTAAtgacagctgcagtgtgtcATGACCTGGACCACCCCGGCTACAACAACAC GTACCAAATCAACGCACGCACAGAGCTAGCAGTGCGGTACAACGACATCTCTCCGCTGGAGAACCATCACTGTGCTGTGGCCTTCCAgatcctctctctgcctgagTGCAATATCTTTGCAAATGTggatcctgaagcattcaaacaGATCAGACAG GCAGTTATCACCCTGATTCTGGCCACGGATATGGCCAGACATGGAGAGATACTAGACTCCTTCAAACAAAAAGTGGACAACTTTGACTTCACCAATGAAGAGCACGTCACATGT CTGAAGATGGTTTTGATCAAGTGCTGTGACATTTCAAATGAGGTGAGGCCCACTGAGGTAGCTGAGCCCTGGGTCGACTGCCTGCTGGAGGAGTATTTCATGCAG AGTGACAGGGAGAAGTCTGAGGGTCTCCCGGTGGCTCCCTTCATGGACAGAGACAAGGTGACCAAGCCCACCGCTCAGATTGGATTCATCAAGTTTGTCCTCATCCCGATGTTTGAAACTGTCATGAAG CTTTTCCCTCAGATTGAGGAGATCATGGTTCAACCTCTGAGAGACTCTCGTGATCACTATGAGGAGCTGAAACAGATCGATGATGCCATGACAGAG gcacagaagaaaaaaactgaaaatatgtcaTTAGGAGGGAAGAAGAAGTAA